The Sulfuricurvum sp. DNA segment GGGGTCATAGATAGTACGGTTGAAAAGATTACGCACACTTATATTGAGTGCTAAATCTTTGGTGATTTTATCGGTTACGCTGACATTGACTAAAGTGTAATCGGGGATATCACTGCGTGTATCGCCTGCGGCTCGTTTACGATCCGCTACCCAGAATAGTTCTGTATTGGCTATCCATGTGGAGATAAAATTCCAATTTGCGTTAATTTGTCCCAACTGTTTTGGGGTATCGGGTGCCTCTTTGAGGGTACTTTTGAGTTTGGTATTACGGTATGCATAAGCAGCTTTTAGGGTTATTGTATCGATGGGTTTGTAGTTGATTTCGTATTCCAAACCATTTCCTGTTTGTTCACCGATATTAGCAAAGCTACTCCCTAAGGCGTTAATCAGATTTTTGGCATCGTAGTAATAGATATTTACCGTCGTGCGCACTTTATCGGTTGGGTAGTAATCACATGCCAGTTCGTAGGTATCGATAGTTTCGGGCTGAAGATTTGGATTACCGTTCCCTATCGGATTGTTTTGGGCATAAAGTTCGGCGAATGAGGGCGCTCTAAAAGCACGGCCGTAGAGTAGCTTTGTCGTAAGGGTATCGGAGGTCTGCCATACCAGAGCTAATCGCGGGTTGATGGCTGAGCCAAAATCGGAAAAATGGTCATACCGTATTCCAGCAGTTAGATTCCAATTCGGTGTAAATAACCATTCATCCTGAATACTGAAAAAGAGATTTTTACGATTTACGTAATTGGGCATATAATTAGATGAAGTGCCGGTTAAATTTGTCAATGTGCCGTCTATGGGAGTAACGGTTCCATCGATGACTCCCGGACCAAAATTTCCTGAAGTAAAGGGTTCATAGCTAGCAAATGTATATCCACCGCTTAGACGAATTAGATGGTTTTCAAAAGTTTCAGATAATAGGGTGGCTTCATATCCTGCTGTTTTTTCCTCATCTCCCGGTGCTCCAATATATCCATCACTAAAGGTGACAAAGCCACTAAAGGGTTTGCCACCAAAATTTCCGTCCGTTCCGATAGGGAGACGCGCTCCTGCGGGAAAGACATGCAAATAGGTTTCCAGTTTTTGATAGGAGAGGGAAACTTTATGTTCCAAGCTTATGGTATCACTTAGTTTTTGGCGATAATAGAGGTCACTCTGTATCCGTTTGTTTTTACCATAACCATTTGGATCAAGGGCATTGGCAATTCCTTCACCTGTGCCGGCATTGGTGAGTAAACTCCCCCAAATATTGAGTTCTAGGTCATCTTTAACAAAATTGGCATTCAGATTGTACCGCTCATAATGGGTGTTTAATGGACCCGGAGCATTGGATGCGTTGGAACTGAAGGTACGGTCATTGAGTGTTTGGGCGTCTACGCTCATAATGCGGTTGCTATCCCCGTCGCTGGAAGCTGCGGAGAAATTTATCGCATAAGAGAGGTTGTCATTTTTGGCTCCATAGTTTGCCCATAACTCTTTGGTATCAAATGAGCCGTATCGTATCCCTGCTTCACTGTTATCGGTGAGGTATTCGGCATCTTTGGTAATGATGTTAATAACCCCTGCAAAAGCGTTTGCCCCGTAAATAACAGACCCCGGTCCCCTGATTATTTCAATCCGTTTTACCGCACTCAAGGGGATATTTAGTCTCATTATGGGAGCACCCGTTTTTACTCCTTGTAGTGTTGTACCATTCATTAAAATCATGATTTGCGAATTGTATTTGCTCCG contains these protein-coding regions:
- a CDS encoding TonB-dependent receptor; amino-acid sequence: MKYKISVVLTTLLLSSLANASSDLDIMESLSMEEMLNIPISTATGTQKPLSLAPAIATIITDKQISESSARTLDEILAEVPGLNVYNGIGSLSGNYDIRGIRSKYNSQIMILMNGTTLQGVKTGAPIMRLNIPLSAVKRIEIIRGPGSVIYGANAFAGVINIITKDAEYLTDNSEAGIRYGSFDTKELWANYGAKNDNLSYAINFSAASSDGDSNRIMSVDAQTLNDRTFSSNASNAPGPLNTHYERYNLNANFVKDDLELNIWGSLLTNAGTGEGIANALDPNGYGKNKRIQSDLYYRQKLSDTISLEHKVSLSYQKLETYLHVFPAGARLPIGTDGNFGGKPFSGFVTFSDGYIGAPGDEEKTAGYEATLLSETFENHLIRLSGGYTFASYEPFTSGNFGPGVIDGTVTPIDGTLTNLTGTSSNYMPNYVNRKNLFFSIQDEWLFTPNWNLTAGIRYDHFSDFGSAINPRLALVWQTSDTLTTKLLYGRAFRAPSFAELYAQNNPIGNGNPNLQPETIDTYELACDYYPTDKVRTTVNIYYYDAKNLINALGSSFANIGEQTGNGLEYEINYKPIDTITLKAAYAYRNTKLKSTLKEAPDTPKQLGQINANWNFISTWIANTELFWVADRKRAAGDTRSDIPDYTLVNVSVTDKITKDLALNISVRNLFNRTIYDPSPASSLGQLSDYQMPTRSIFAELRYAF